ACTAACTATTAGtacctaatttttttattattattatattcagtTCACATAAAGGGAACAGGAGGAGTTTTTTGTGGAGAGAAATTTGTAGCAAAATGGGTACTGGTTCATCGAAGAATCCAGATAGTATTTCACATGGAAGCAGCGAAGATAGAGAAGATCACGGAGGAGGACAGCTTTACGTTTCTCTCAAAATGGAAAAATATAAACCTAAAGGCGAACTTATTCCTCATGTTTATGGTTCAGTTCCGCTTATTGGTTCATGGGATTCTTCTAAAGCTGTAATTGATAGCTCTCGTTTTTGTAGTTTTACTGATTGTTGTTTTTTCTGTGTTCGTTAACTaatgtgattatttttttttttccaattattaGCTTCCGATGGAGCGCGAATCAACTTCTATGTGGGAACTGAGTTTCGTTGTTCCTCCTAATCACGGTTAGCTATTTTGTTCTTACTCTAGtgattttttcaaatttgttCGAGCGAAGAGTTGAAAATGTACCTAAAATATCCCAGTTTGTTTGAGTTTCATACATGAATAATCtgattttttgagtttcatactcAAACTATAAGGTGTGTGAGTTTACTAGTTGACATATCGCCAAATGTTCGAAACACACCTCAACTATCAGTTTAGTTTCCTAGCTGAAATATCGCCAAATGTTTATTGAAACACACCTCAAATATCAGTTGTTCACTTTTTCCTACTTGAATAATGGTGATATTTCAGGTAGGAAAGGTAAACAATTGATTGGTAAGGTGGATAGTTGTTCACTTTTTCCTACTTGAATAATGGTGATATTTTAGGTAGGAAAGGTGAACAATTGATTGGTAAGGTGTGTTTCGataaatatttgaggattgttcAGGAAACTCAAAAAACGGGGAtattttaggtgtgtttttgactCTTAAGTCTTTGTTAATTCGTGGAGtgactcttcttttttcttttaaaatctaTGTTAATTTGAGCCAAAGCTACTTGGTTCAGAGGAACCCTTAGCTTGACACTCTATAGCTCCGCCTCTGATTAATATAGCCGACCTGAACTAGCTAGGGATTGAGAAGCagttgattgattgatttttatttgtaCAGAGACATTGGACTTTAAGTTCCTCTTGAAGCCAAAATACAACAACCCTGAGCCGTGTATAGTGGAGGAGGGCCCAAACCGTGTACTAATTGCTGGAACGTTACAAGGGGATGGGCGTTCAGCCTTGTTTAAGCGGGATAATGATGAGATTATCGAATATAGAGTATTTGTTAAAGCAGACAGAGTTTCGCCATTTAATCTTGCGGCTAGTTGGAGAGCCTTTCAGGAAAATCGCAGGCTTTCCACTGTTCGGGGGGTACCAGATATTAGCATAAATTCGACACCAGCGATGGGTGCAGAGGTAAGATGTTGCCATTGTTTGACTGCTAATTGTAAATACTGCTTTATAAACCATAGTGCTAGATGACTGTGATTACTATCTTACCATATCTTGTTGGATGATCTCTCCATGTGAATGAGTGTTTTTTTAACATGTTGGAGCTCAAATGCCTTGTCCTTACATTTGGCAAATGCAATAAACTGTACTATTACAAGCTATTGCATCAACAGATATCGTACCACTAAAGGGAGATAATTTCCTCTTGTTTAGGAGCATAATGGGGTTGGAGATTTGATATTAGGTTTAAATTTGAACAAGGATACATATCCTATGCCTTTTTGTTAGCATATGAGTAATTTTGAGGAAATTATTGTTCTTCGTTTTTGCCGGTTCTCCTAGTTTTTCTGCTCCTGTCTATTGGTCAGATCCTCCATGTTTTTAGCTTTTTCAGATTTCTCTGGATGAATATTGCTTATCAGGGTTGTTTCTATAGATTTTGGCAGTTAGATATGTTTTTCATGTATGCCTTAattacattaattatattttaaacattttttctCGACAGCATGGCTCTTCAGCAAGTCTAGAGCTTGATCTTGAACATTATGTTGTGCCCGCTCCAACACAATCTGCAACAGTTTACGCAGCTAACTTGACAGAAACTCCTAGGTCACTAAAACTTTCAGGTGTATTTTCTGGGACAGATGGCACTACCATTCCAAGACCTTCCTCAAAAGATGGTCACACTTCAAATGATCGGTCTGCTACAATAAAGGTTTTCGTCCTTTTAACTTGTGATCTAGTTTGACTTTAGGACTTGAgtttttttctatctttatatCATTCTTATTAAAACAGAATAAACCCCCAAAAGTGTGCTCTGATTCAGAGTTGTACTAATACTGCTGACTATTTTTTTGGGATAAGTGTTTCCCTGTAATGCATTTCCGTAATTCAAGAGAAACAGACATTAGCATATTTCCAATACATGAGATTGATCATCATTTTACTCGGTAAAATGAAAAAGCTATTCAACTCGGGTACTTAGTCATCCTCCAGATAAAAATCTTGTATGCTAAGCATCTTTGACACTCATATGGCCAGTCATAGATGCTATTAAAATTATTATCTAATGTTATGCACGGAAGGTATCTCATGCGCTGCAAACATGCATATTATGTGACTAGTGTTCTCCCTACTTAATTCAACTTTATGCTCTTAGTCGTTCTACATATATTACCATTTTCTTTCAAATTGTACCTCATTGGTTAAGAGTTCCGGTTGATTCACATTATACCATCCTTTTATCATGCAGCAAATGGAAGTAATTGTCCCGGATCCAACTAGAGTGCCCTCAGGGTCTGGCACGGTTGAATCCAAGTCCATGGGAACGTTCTCATCTTTGCAAAAGCAAGATAGTTACAGGGGACTCCTTGTAGATAGGGGTGTGGGATCTCCAAGACTACTCAAATCACCCAGTACAACCAGTTTTACTCTTGATCTCAAGCCTGATTCAGATGCCAAGGTATGTAGAAATCCAAAGTGTCCATTGTGATGAATACTGTAATAAAATCTCTGTTGTGACTTGGTTTACATATCTGATTTGTCATTCTTTTAAATTGTTTAGAATATGATGCCAGCTGCTGCAGGAGCGGTTGCAGCTGGAGCTGTAGCTGATCAGATGCTTGGGCCAAAGGAAGACAGGCATCTAGCAATTGTTctggtatttttattttctgatgAAGCACTAATTACTTTTGGTGAAAGCTTTTCAACTTTGATGCTGATGTTGTGCTCTCATATTGGCTTTGCTATGTTCTTGAAATAGTATCTCATGCGATGAATGATCTTAGGATTTGCTTATGCTTCCTGCAGGTTGGCTTGCCAGCTCGTGGTAAAACTTTTACTGCCGCTAAGCTTACTAGGTATCTTCGATGGCTAGGTCATGACACCAAGCACTTCAATGTTGGGAAGGTAAATTGTAGCTCTTGGTTCTTCAATGTCCTCCTAAATTTGCAAAAATAGGAAACTAACCAATCTCTTTTCTGTGACAG
The Capsicum annuum cultivar UCD-10X-F1 chromosome 6, UCD10Xv1.1, whole genome shotgun sequence DNA segment above includes these coding regions:
- the LOC107875459 gene encoding 6-phosphofructo-2-kinase/fructose-2,6-bisphosphatase, which translates into the protein MGSHKGNRRSFLWREICSKMGTGSSKNPDSISHGSSEDREDHGGGQLYVSLKMEKYKPKGELIPHVYGSVPLIGSWDSSKALPMERESTSMWELSFVVPPNHETLDFKFLLKPKYNNPEPCIVEEGPNRVLIAGTLQGDGRSALFKRDNDEIIEYRVFVKADRVSPFNLAASWRAFQENRRLSTVRGVPDISINSTPAMGAEHGSSASLELDLEHYVVPAPTQSATVYAANLTETPRSLKLSGVFSGTDGTTIPRPSSKDGHTSNDRSATIKQMEVIVPDPTRVPSGSGTVESKSMGTFSSLQKQDSYRGLLVDRGVGSPRLLKSPSTTSFTLDLKPDSDAKNMMPAAAGAVAAGAVADQMLGPKEDRHLAIVLVGLPARGKTFTAAKLTRYLRWLGHDTKHFNVGKYRRLKHGSNQTADFFRADNPEGLEARNEVAALAMEDMIAWMQEGGQVGIFDATNSSRKRRNMLMKMAEGKCKIIFLETICNDPKLIERNIRLKVQQSPDYAEEPDFEAGYRDFKNRLDNYEKVYEPVEEGSYIKMIDMVSGHGGQIQVNNISGYLPGRIVFFLVNTHLTPRPIFLTRHGESLYNVRGRIGGDTAISETGEVYAKKLANFVEKRLKKEKAASIWTSTLQRTILTAGPIAGFPKIQWRALDEINSGICDGMTYEEIKKNMPEEYESRKKDKLRYRYPRGESYLDVIQRLEPVIIELERQRAPVVVVSHQAVLRALYAYFADRPLNEIPHIEMPLHTIIEIQMGVTGVQEKRYKLM